Genomic DNA from Desulfocurvus vexinensis DSM 17965:
CCCCCCTCTGCCGGATGCACAATTCCAGCAAAAGCGGGGCCAACACGGCCCAAGGCGGCACGCCCCCGCGCGGGCCGGGCCGAAAACGCTTGCCTTGCCCGCAAAATTCCATCAAAGTCCCCTCTTCCGAAAACCAAGCGACCCCCGGCCCGGCCATGAGCAGCACCCAACACCGCTATGTGAAGACCTACCCCGTTTCCTGGGAGCAGTTGCACCGCGACGCCAAGGCCCTGGCCTGGCGCCTGGCGGAGCTCGGCCCCTGGGAGGGCGTCGTGGCCATCACCCGGGGCGGGCTGGTTCCGGCCTCGGTCATCGCGCGCGAGCTGGAGCTGCGGCGCATCGACACGGTGTCCGTGTCCAGCTACGCCTGGAAGGACCAGGGGCAGCCCGAGGTCCTCAAGCCCTGCACGGCCACCGGCGACGGCGCGGGCTGGCTGGTCATCGACGACCTGGTGGATACCGGCAGAACCTTGCGCGTCCTGCGTGAGATGCTGCCCCGGGGGCATTTCGCCACCGTCTACGCCAAGCCCCAGGGCAAGCCCCTGGTGGACACGTTCATCACCGAGGTCAGCCAGGACACCTGGATTCTCTTCCCCTGGGACGCCGAATCCCGGTTCGTGCCGCCCATCGTCAAACTGCGGGAAAACGGGGACGCGTAGTCCCCGGGTCATGGCCCCCGTCCCGGCATTCCGGCCTTGCCCCACAGGCGGCAGGTAGGATACGGGAGGGGGGAAACGTCATCATTCTTTTGGAGGAAACAATGCGCGGATTCCGGCTCATCGCCCTGATGCTGTGTCTGGCCGCCCTGCCGCTGCTCGCCGCCTGCGGCGAGGACAAGGCCGAAACCAAACCCGCCGCCCAGGCTCCCGCCGAGGCGGCCCCCGCTGCGGAGCCCCAGGCCGCTCCCGCCGCCCCCGCCCAGGGGGAGGACGCCCGCATCGGCTTCATCTACGTTTCGCCCACGGGCGACGCGGGCTGGTCCTACTCCCACGACGTGGCCCGCAAGGTCATCGCGGACATGCCCGGCGTGTCCACCTCCTTCGTGGAGTCCGTGCCCGAGGGCCCCGACGCCGAAGCCATCATCCGCGACATGGCCCAGAAGGGCTTCAAGGCCATCTTCGCCACCAGCTACGGCTACATGGATTCCATGGAAAAGGTCGCCAAGGACTTCCCGAACGTCGCCTTCATGCACTGCTCGGGCTACAAGACCGGCCCGAACATGAGCGCCTATTTCGGCCGCATGTACGAGGCGCGCTACCTCTCCGGCATGGTCGCCGGGGCCATGAGCAAGTCCGGCAAGCTGGGCTACGCCGCCGCCTTCCCCATCCCCGAGGTCATCCGCGGCATCAACGCCTTCGCCCTGGGCGCCCAGGCCGTGAACCCCGCCGCCGAAGTGCGCGTGGTCTGGACCAAGACCTGGTACGACCCCGCCAAGGAGAAGGAAGCCGCCAAGAGCCTGCTCGACGTGGGCTGCGACGTCATCGCCCAGCACCAGGACTCCCCCGGCCCGCAGGAGGCCGCCCAGGAGCGCGGCGTCTACTCCGTGGGCTACCACACCGACATGACCGCCTTCGCCCCCAAGGCGCACCTCACCGCGCCTATCTGGAACTGGGCCCCCTTCTACAAGGACGCCGTGGAGCAGATCCTCGCCGGCACCTGGAAGCACGGCTCCTACTGGCCCGGGCTGGCCGATGGCACCGTGGACCTCGCGCCCTTCGGCGAGATGGTGCCCCAGGACGTGCGTGACATGGTCCTGGCCAAGAAGCAGGAGATCATCGACGGCAAGTACAAGGTCTTCAGCGGCCCGGTGTTCGACCAGGCGGGCAAGGAGATGGTGCCCGACGGCCAGGTGGCCGCCGACGAGGCGCTGCTCGGCATGACCTGGTTCGTCAAGGGTGTCGTGGGCACCACCGAATAGGCGCCGATGTTCGGGCTCGCCGTCACAAGGAGAATGGAGCCCCCGCGCTGGGGCTCCATTTTCATTTTTCCCGCCGCCCTGGCCGTGTCGCTGGGCGTGAGCTGCCTGCTGCTCGCGGCCCAGGGCAAGGCCCCGCTCCAGGGGCTGGCCATGCTCTGGTCCGGCGCCTTCGGCGCGTGGCACGCGGTGGAAAGCACCCTGCTCAAGACCGTGCCCATCTTCCTGTGCTCCCTGGGCGTGGCCGTGACCTTCCGCATGCAGGTCTGGAACATCGGGGCCGAAGGCCAGTTCGCCCTGGGCGCCGTGGGCGCCACCTGGGCGGCGCTGACCTTTCCGGGGCTGCCCGGGGTCCTGCTGCTGCCGCTGATGTTCCTGTGCGCCGCCGCGGCGGGCGGGGCCTGGGCCGCCGTGCCCGCGTGGCTCAAGCTGCGCCTGGGCATCAACGAAATCATCACCACCTTGATGTTCAACTACATCGGCATCCTGGTCCTGGAATACCTGGTCTACGGCCCGTGGAAGGACCCGGCCAGCTTCGGCTTCCCCATGACCAGCCAGTTCGTGCCCGCCGCCGTGGTCGGCCATTTCCCCGGCACGCGTCTGCACTGGGGCCTGGCCCTGTGCGTGGTCTGCGCCGTGGGCCTGTGGGTGCTGCTCACGCGCACGCGCCTGGGCTTCGAGCTCAAGGCCAGCGGCGAGAGTCTGCGCGCCGCGCGCTACGCGCGCATGCCCTACAACACCCTGGTGCTGCTGGTCATGGCCCTGTGCGGCGCCCTGGCCGGATGGGCCGGGCTGCTGGAAGCCTCGGCGGTCACCGGGCGGCTGCAACCCAGCCTGATGGTCGGCTACGGCTTCACGGCCATCGTGGTCGCCTGGCTGGCGCGTTTGTCCCCGGCGCGCATCGCGCTGTTCTCGTTCTTCCTGGCCGCGCTGCGCGTGGGCGGCAAGAACGTGCAGCTGGAGCTGGGCGTTCCGGCGGCCTTCAGCGACATCATGGAAGGACTCATCCTGCTCACCGTGCTGGCCGGGCAGTTCTTCAACAGCTACCGCCTGCGCCCCGCCCGGGCCCGGGCGGCCAAGGAAAGCTGACATGGAACTGGCGCTGATCATCCCCCTGCTGGCGGCGGCCATCCAGTCCGGCACGCCCATCCTCTTCGCCACCCTGGGCGAGATGTTCACCGAGCGCGCCGGGGTGCTCAACCTCGGCGTGGAAGGCATGATGATCGTCGGCGCCCTGGCGGCCTTCCTCACGGCCCAGGCCACGGGCTCGCCCTGGCTGGGGCTGCTGGCGGCGGGCTGCGCGGCGGCCCTGGTGGGCGGGCTGCACGGGGTGGTCTGCCTGCACTTTCTGGGCAACCAGACGGTCTCGGGCCTGGCGCTGACCATCTTCGGCGTGGGCCTGGCCAACTACCTGGGCACGCCCTTCATCGGCCAGAGCGCCCCGGGCTTCGAGCCCTTCGCCGTGCCGGTGCTCTCGGCCATCCCCGTCCTGGGCGACGTGTTCTTCCGCCACGACGCCCTGGTCTACCTGTCCTTCGCCCTGCCCCCGCTCTTCTGGCTCTTCTGGCACCGCACCCGCCCGGGCCTGAGGCTGACCGCCGCCGGGGAATACCCCCGGGCCGCAGCCGCGGCGGGGCTGAACCCCGTGGCTCTGCGCTGGGCGGGCGTGCTGACGGGCGGCTTTCTGGTCGGCCTGGGCGGGGCCTACCTGTCCCTGGCCTACACCCACCTGTGGACCAACGGCATGACCGCCGGGCGCGGCTGGGTCGCCGTGGCCCTGGTCATCTTCGCCTTCTGGCGCCCGGGGCGGGCCATGTTCGGAGCCTACCTCTTCGGCGGGGTCATGGCCTTCCAGCTGCGGCTCCAGGCCTCGGGCACCAACGTGCCCTCCTCCTTCCTGCTCATGCTGCCCTACGCGCTGACGGTGCTGGCCCTGGTCCTGTCGGCCCTGCGCGGGCGCGGCGCCAGCTCCAGCGCGGCCCCGGCGGCCCTGGGCGTGAACATCGAGCCCGAGGGATGACGCCATGACCCAGCCCGCCGCATCCACCTCCGCCCCCGCCGCGCCCCAGCCCCTGGTCCGCCTGGAGGGCATCGGCAAATCCTTCGGGCCCGTGCAGGCCAACCAGGACATCACCCTGGACATCCACGCGGGCCGCGTGCTGGCCCTGCTGGGCGAAAACGGCGCGGGCAAGTCCACGCTCATGAGCATGCTCTCGGGTGTGTTTGCACCCGATGCCGGGCGCATCCTGCTCGACGGCGCCCCGGTGCGCCTGCGCTCCCCGCGCGAGGCCATCGCCGCAGGCATCGGCATGGTCTACCAGCATTTCATGCTCGTGGGCCGCATGACCGTGGCCCAGAACGTGCTGCTCGGGCGGCACAAGGGCCTGCTGGTGCGCCCGCGCGACATGGAGCGCCGCGTGGGCGAGCTGGCCGCGCGCTACGGGCTGGGCATCGACCCGCGCGCGCGGGTG
This window encodes:
- the gpt gene encoding xanthine phosphoribosyltransferase, whose product is MSSTQHRYVKTYPVSWEQLHRDAKALAWRLAELGPWEGVVAITRGGLVPASVIARELELRRIDTVSVSSYAWKDQGQPEVLKPCTATGDGAGWLVIDDLVDTGRTLRVLREMLPRGHFATVYAKPQGKPLVDTFITEVSQDTWILFPWDAESRFVPPIVKLRENGDA
- a CDS encoding BMP family ABC transporter substrate-binding protein; its protein translation is MRGFRLIALMLCLAALPLLAACGEDKAETKPAAQAPAEAAPAAEPQAAPAAPAQGEDARIGFIYVSPTGDAGWSYSHDVARKVIADMPGVSTSFVESVPEGPDAEAIIRDMAQKGFKAIFATSYGYMDSMEKVAKDFPNVAFMHCSGYKTGPNMSAYFGRMYEARYLSGMVAGAMSKSGKLGYAAAFPIPEVIRGINAFALGAQAVNPAAEVRVVWTKTWYDPAKEKEAAKSLLDVGCDVIAQHQDSPGPQEAAQERGVYSVGYHTDMTAFAPKAHLTAPIWNWAPFYKDAVEQILAGTWKHGSYWPGLADGTVDLAPFGEMVPQDVRDMVLAKKQEIIDGKYKVFSGPVFDQAGKEMVPDGQVAADEALLGMTWFVKGVVGTTE
- a CDS encoding ABC transporter permease — translated: MFGLAVTRRMEPPRWGSIFIFPAALAVSLGVSCLLLAAQGKAPLQGLAMLWSGAFGAWHAVESTLLKTVPIFLCSLGVAVTFRMQVWNIGAEGQFALGAVGATWAALTFPGLPGVLLLPLMFLCAAAAGGAWAAVPAWLKLRLGINEIITTLMFNYIGILVLEYLVYGPWKDPASFGFPMTSQFVPAAVVGHFPGTRLHWGLALCVVCAVGLWVLLTRTRLGFELKASGESLRAARYARMPYNTLVLLVMALCGALAGWAGLLEASAVTGRLQPSLMVGYGFTAIVVAWLARLSPARIALFSFFLAALRVGGKNVQLELGVPAAFSDIMEGLILLTVLAGQFFNSYRLRPARARAAKES
- a CDS encoding ABC transporter permease produces the protein MELALIIPLLAAAIQSGTPILFATLGEMFTERAGVLNLGVEGMMIVGALAAFLTAQATGSPWLGLLAAGCAAALVGGLHGVVCLHFLGNQTVSGLALTIFGVGLANYLGTPFIGQSAPGFEPFAVPVLSAIPVLGDVFFRHDALVYLSFALPPLFWLFWHRTRPGLRLTAAGEYPRAAAAAGLNPVALRWAGVLTGGFLVGLGGAYLSLAYTHLWTNGMTAGRGWVAVALVIFAFWRPGRAMFGAYLFGGVMAFQLRLQASGTNVPSSFLLMLPYALTVLALVLSALRGRGASSSAAPAALGVNIEPEG